A DNA window from Streptomyces canus contains the following coding sequences:
- a CDS encoding nuclear transport factor 2 family protein, with amino-acid sequence MARFATLCDQWEKAWTDLDGDAVAALCAEDLLYDEPALGDTRRGREHVRQHVLSMAQTFPRGSSSFTRMGLYVEVERDAIVVAWRFEGTPKGGDRAIAFHGDDRLEVGQDGLIHSYRGLYDDRLVRRLLREAQG; translated from the coding sequence ATGGCGCGCTTCGCAACGCTCTGTGACCAATGGGAGAAGGCTTGGACTGATTTGGACGGTGATGCGGTCGCAGCGCTGTGCGCGGAGGACCTGCTGTACGACGAACCTGCGCTCGGAGACACGCGTCGTGGCCGCGAGCATGTCCGCCAGCACGTGCTGAGCATGGCGCAGACTTTCCCGCGAGGCTCATCCTCCTTCACACGTATGGGACTGTACGTAGAGGTGGAGCGTGACGCGATCGTTGTGGCGTGGCGCTTTGAGGGAACCCCGAAGGGGGGCGACCGAGCCATCGCGTTTCACGGAGACGACCGGTTGGAAGTCGGTCAAGACGGACTTATCCACTCCTACCGGGGGCTGTACGACGACCGGCTCGTGCGCCGGCTGCTCCGCGAAGCGCAGGGATGA
- a CDS encoding TetR/AcrR family transcriptional regulator codes for MSTRSYRSPRRMHSAAETRAAILRAAEELFITHGYSNVTVGRIAATARVATQTVYSSTGGKADILMELLTPAIEDPSVERTMRRITETEDPREVINATAQGTRQAHEGHWRMLEALVPQCHAEPSAAAVLAAGNVEFMKVLTMIAERLSGLDALRPGLTTDKAADLLWFHLGQDAWFSLVSHRQWSFDDAEEWLARAARWALLADPEAEQ; via the coding sequence GTGAGCACCAGAAGTTACCGCTCCCCGCGGCGTATGCACTCAGCTGCTGAGACCCGCGCCGCGATCCTGAGGGCGGCCGAGGAACTCTTTATCACCCACGGTTACTCCAATGTTACCGTGGGAAGGATTGCCGCGACCGCTCGAGTAGCGACGCAGACCGTCTACAGCAGTACCGGCGGCAAAGCGGACATTCTCATGGAACTGCTCACTCCCGCGATCGAAGACCCGAGTGTTGAGCGCACGATGCGCAGGATCACCGAGACCGAGGATCCGCGTGAAGTCATCAACGCCACTGCGCAGGGAACCCGGCAGGCACACGAGGGGCACTGGCGGATGCTGGAGGCCCTGGTACCCCAATGCCATGCCGAGCCGAGCGCCGCAGCCGTGCTGGCGGCAGGCAATGTGGAGTTCATGAAGGTGCTCACAATGATCGCTGAGCGGCTGAGCGGCCTTGATGCCCTGCGTCCGGGCTTGACCACGGACAAAGCCGCCGATCTGCTCTGGTTTCACCTGGGCCAGGACGCCTGGTTCAGTCTGGTCAGCCACCGGCAGTGGAGTTTCGATGATGCCGAGGAGTGGCTGGCAAGGGCGGCAAGGTGGGCCCTGCTTGCAGATCCTGAGGCCGAACAGTAG
- a CDS encoding SDR family oxidoreductase: MKVLVTGASGTVGNLVVRRLAEQGVPVRGVVRRQQSATALRGQELPDLEVVVADLANEAAVAPLMDGIDAVFLVAANAPDQLDQELFVIRAASAAKVRRLVKLSVGGASPDAPLALARVHHAAEQELAASGLTYTVLRPSFFMDNLLQYIPWIDSSGRLPLPTGDGAMSMINSRDIADVAAAELTTDSTENHDLVLTGPEALTIDQALARVGEVIGHSLSHLDATREDFLRRYTADGNTAEYAEDIATLYDGILRQGYGAGITDTVEKVTGNPPRTITDFARDHVADFTQTQKPTDG, encoded by the coding sequence ATGAAGGTACTCGTCACCGGGGCCTCAGGCACCGTCGGCAATCTCGTGGTGCGCAGGCTCGCCGAGCAGGGCGTGCCGGTTCGGGGCGTCGTGCGCCGCCAGCAGAGTGCCACCGCCTTGCGCGGCCAGGAACTGCCGGACCTTGAGGTCGTGGTCGCCGATCTGGCGAATGAAGCGGCCGTTGCTCCACTGATGGACGGCATCGATGCGGTGTTCCTGGTGGCGGCCAATGCGCCCGACCAGCTCGACCAGGAACTGTTCGTGATCCGGGCGGCCTCCGCGGCGAAGGTACGACGTCTGGTCAAGCTCAGCGTCGGCGGCGCCTCACCTGACGCCCCGCTGGCCCTGGCCCGTGTCCATCATGCGGCAGAGCAGGAACTGGCGGCCAGTGGCCTCACGTACACCGTGCTGCGGCCTTCGTTCTTCATGGACAACCTGCTGCAGTACATTCCCTGGATCGACTCCTCGGGCCGCCTCCCCCTACCGACGGGCGATGGCGCCATGTCGATGATCAACTCCCGTGACATCGCCGATGTCGCCGCGGCCGAGCTCACGACCGACTCCACGGAAAACCACGACCTGGTGCTGACCGGCCCGGAAGCGCTCACCATCGACCAGGCGCTGGCACGGGTGGGGGAGGTCATCGGTCACTCTCTCAGCCACCTCGACGCCACCCGGGAAGACTTCCTTCGCCGCTACACGGCCGATGGCAACACGGCCGAGTACGCGGAGGACATCGCCACCCTCTACGACGGCATCCTGCGTCAGGGCTACGGCGCCGGCATCACCGACACCGTGGAGAAGGTGACCGGCAACCCGCCCCGTACCATCACCGACTTCGCGCGGGACCACGTCGCGGACTTCACTCAGACCCAAAAGCCCACGGACGGCTGA
- a CDS encoding xanthine dehydrogenase family protein molybdopterin-binding subunit, whose translation MTSVGTPIERQDARAKVTGAATYAYEHRVDGVLYAWPVTSTIARGRVEDIDVDSAMVTPGVVAVLHAGNAARLETDIDLGPVQQASVPELYVLQSDKVAYRGQIVAAVIATSAEAAREGAENLLVRYEEQAYDVVFRAQDPRAYVPAMLGDLGPGNVSRGDADAALETAEVVVDVAYTTPAQHPHPMEPHSTLARWTDGRLTLYSSEQGPSNTSQAFAALLAMDADDVEVVCDYVGGGFGAKASPRPPAVLAVLAAKLVDRPVKVAWNRRLMTAHATYRSPTIQRIRLGADGNGKLGAIVHEAQHMTSALSDYVDQTASSARMMYAAEHARTTGTAVRLDVPSAGWMRGPGETPGMFGLECAMDELAYRLDLDPIELRIRNEPEVDPSDGKPFSSRNLLACLQKGAEQFGWADRDRRPGTRRYGRWLVGTGVAASRYPVFTVPSRASATAETDGTFTVAIGAVDIGTGSRTVLAQIAADALEVPVDRIRLDLGRASYSVAAFAGASLGTASWGWAVEKAGRTLKARLRDGAPLGTVVDVDTTAEVSAMRDVSRNAYGAQFAEVKVDTVTGQIRVERMLGVFAAGRIINPRTARSQLIGGMIMGIGGALMEAADIDEAFGDFVQSDLAGYHFPTHADVGDIDIVMLPEADDELSPVGGKGIGEIGVVGAAAAIANAVHHATGHRFRNLPLRLEDVRDAARDGRNSYVGPR comes from the coding sequence ATGACCTCGGTTGGTACGCCGATCGAACGCCAGGACGCACGGGCCAAAGTCACCGGCGCGGCCACGTACGCCTACGAACACCGCGTCGACGGTGTGCTGTACGCGTGGCCGGTGACCTCGACCATTGCCAGGGGACGCGTCGAGGACATCGACGTGGACTCAGCGATGGTCACGCCGGGGGTCGTGGCTGTCCTGCACGCGGGCAACGCTGCCCGGCTCGAGACAGACATCGACCTCGGCCCTGTGCAGCAGGCGTCCGTTCCGGAGCTGTACGTGCTCCAGTCGGACAAGGTCGCCTATCGCGGTCAGATCGTTGCCGCGGTCATCGCGACCTCGGCCGAGGCGGCCCGCGAAGGTGCGGAGAACCTGCTCGTCCGCTACGAGGAACAGGCGTACGACGTCGTCTTCCGAGCTCAGGATCCGCGTGCCTACGTGCCGGCCATGCTCGGTGACCTGGGCCCGGGAAACGTCAGCCGCGGTGATGCGGATGCCGCCCTGGAGACCGCCGAGGTCGTCGTCGACGTGGCCTACACCACGCCGGCCCAGCATCCCCATCCGATGGAACCGCACTCCACCCTCGCCAGATGGACGGACGGGCGGCTGACGCTCTACAGCTCCGAGCAGGGGCCCTCCAACACCAGTCAGGCGTTCGCCGCCCTGCTCGCCATGGATGCTGACGACGTCGAAGTGGTCTGTGACTACGTTGGCGGAGGCTTCGGCGCCAAGGCATCCCCGCGGCCGCCTGCCGTGCTGGCGGTCCTTGCCGCGAAGTTGGTCGACCGGCCCGTCAAGGTCGCGTGGAATCGCCGGTTGATGACCGCGCACGCGACCTACCGGTCGCCGACGATCCAGCGCATCAGGCTCGGAGCTGACGGCAACGGAAAGCTGGGCGCCATCGTGCATGAGGCTCAGCACATGACGTCGGCACTGTCCGACTACGTGGATCAGACGGCAAGCTCCGCCCGCATGATGTATGCCGCCGAACACGCTCGGACCACCGGCACGGCGGTGCGGCTCGATGTTCCCTCGGCAGGCTGGATGCGCGGGCCCGGTGAGACGCCGGGCATGTTCGGCCTCGAGTGCGCGATGGACGAACTCGCCTATCGCCTGGACCTGGACCCCATCGAACTGCGGATCCGCAACGAGCCCGAGGTCGATCCCTCCGACGGCAAGCCGTTCAGCAGCCGCAACCTGCTCGCGTGCCTGCAAAAGGGAGCGGAGCAATTCGGCTGGGCCGACCGCGACAGGCGGCCGGGCACCCGCCGGTACGGCCGGTGGCTTGTCGGCACGGGTGTGGCAGCTTCCCGCTATCCCGTCTTCACGGTGCCGAGCCGCGCATCCGCCACCGCCGAGACCGACGGCACCTTCACCGTTGCAATCGGTGCGGTGGACATCGGTACAGGGTCACGGACGGTGCTCGCGCAGATCGCTGCGGACGCACTCGAAGTCCCCGTCGATCGGATACGCCTCGACCTCGGCCGTGCCTCCTACAGCGTGGCCGCGTTCGCCGGGGCTTCCCTGGGCACCGCTTCCTGGGGGTGGGCGGTAGAGAAAGCCGGCCGCACTCTGAAAGCCAGACTCCGCGACGGCGCACCGCTGGGGACAGTGGTGGACGTTGACACGACCGCGGAGGTGAGCGCCATGCGGGACGTCAGCCGCAACGCCTACGGAGCTCAGTTCGCCGAGGTCAAGGTCGATACCGTCACGGGCCAGATACGGGTGGAAAGGATGCTCGGCGTCTTCGCCGCCGGCCGCATCATCAACCCGCGCACTGCCCGCTCCCAGCTGATCGGCGGCATGATCATGGGCATCGGCGGTGCCCTGATGGAAGCGGCGGACATCGACGAGGCCTTCGGAGACTTCGTCCAGTCCGACCTGGCCGGCTATCACTTCCCGACGCACGCCGATGTCGGCGACATCGACATCGTCATGCTTCCTGAGGCAGACGACGAACTCAGCCCGGTCGGCGGCAAGGGGATCGGCGAGATCGGCGTCGTCGGTGCAGCAGCGGCCATCGCCAACGCCGTGCACCACGCGACGGGCCATCGTTTCCGGAACCTGCCGCTGCGCCTGGAGGATGTGCGCGATGCTGCGCGTGACGGCAGGAATTCCTACGTGGGCCCGCGATGA
- a CDS encoding XdhC family protein: protein MLDIAEDLYRWISEDRDFAVATVTAVSGSAPRAPGAALAVATDGTVVGSVSGGCVEGAVYDLCQQALHDGESVLEHFGYSDEDAFAVGLTCGGSIDVLVTPIRRTDAARTVLASAAAVAALGKAAAVARVARGPAELRGRGLLVLPDGSHQGGFGDHPDLQASAVAAARTALTTGRTGTVVVPTDGSYYGAPLTLLVEVRVQAPRMIVFGATDFAAALVAAGKLLGYHVTVCDARPVFSTAARFPAADEVVTDWPQRYLANTHTDERTVLCVLTHEAKFDIPLLQLALRLPVAYVGAMGSRSTHADRQRRLYEAGLSDHELARLHSPIGLDLGARTPEETAVSIVAEIVALRHGGSGASLRVSDTPIHKELTMYHPADAAT, encoded by the coding sequence ATGCTGGACATCGCCGAGGACTTGTACCGGTGGATCAGCGAGGACCGGGACTTCGCGGTAGCGACCGTTACCGCTGTCAGCGGCAGCGCTCCCCGCGCGCCGGGCGCCGCCCTTGCGGTAGCTACCGACGGAACTGTCGTCGGATCGGTCTCCGGCGGCTGCGTAGAAGGCGCTGTCTACGATCTGTGTCAACAGGCCCTGCACGATGGTGAATCCGTGCTGGAGCATTTCGGCTACAGCGACGAGGACGCCTTTGCAGTAGGACTGACCTGCGGTGGCAGCATTGATGTATTGGTCACCCCGATACGAAGGACGGATGCCGCACGGACGGTCCTCGCGTCCGCTGCAGCTGTTGCCGCCCTGGGTAAGGCGGCCGCGGTAGCACGGGTGGCAAGAGGCCCGGCTGAGCTGAGGGGGCGTGGACTGCTGGTCCTGCCCGACGGGTCGCACCAAGGCGGTTTCGGTGACCATCCGGATCTGCAAGCGTCCGCTGTGGCTGCAGCGCGCACTGCCTTGACGACAGGGCGGACAGGCACGGTGGTCGTCCCCACCGACGGCTCGTATTACGGCGCGCCGCTCACCTTGCTGGTGGAGGTGCGCGTCCAGGCGCCACGAATGATCGTCTTCGGTGCCACGGACTTCGCTGCCGCGCTGGTTGCAGCAGGGAAGCTCCTTGGCTACCACGTGACGGTGTGCGATGCCCGTCCTGTTTTCTCCACAGCCGCCCGCTTCCCCGCGGCCGATGAGGTCGTCACCGACTGGCCGCAGCGATACCTGGCAAACACACACACGGATGAACGCACCGTGCTCTGTGTCCTCACACATGAGGCAAAATTCGACATACCGCTCCTTCAGCTCGCCCTACGGCTTCCCGTCGCCTATGTCGGCGCCATGGGCTCTCGAAGCACGCACGCCGACCGCCAGCGCAGGTTGTATGAAGCCGGGCTCAGCGATCATGAGCTGGCAAGACTCCATTCACCCATCGGTCTGGATCTCGGTGCCCGCACACCCGAAGAGACAGCCGTGTCCATCGTCGCCGAAATAGTCGCCTTGCGGCACGGCGGAAGCGGGGCCTCACTCCGGGTTTCGGACACTCCCATTCACAAGGAACTGACGATGTACCACCCGGCAGACGCTGCAACATGA
- a CDS encoding ABC transporter ATP-binding protein gives MNEHLLEIRNLSKVMPAATSQAPVPVLRGISLDVARGEFVAIVGPSGSGKSTLLYCMSGLQPPTEGTVRLLGNDLSALDRKAQARLRRDHVGFVFQSYNLIPSLTASENVALPARLARRKAGLERVDAALAAVGLSGQAQQKPGTLSGGQQQRVAIARVLAMSPDIVFADEPTGALDTEAGTQVLALLRDTAAQDCSVVMVTHDLQAAARADRVLVLRDGAVHHELLRPSAEEVFDAVTDRGSQVA, from the coding sequence ATGAACGAACATCTTCTCGAGATACGTAACCTCAGCAAAGTCATGCCTGCAGCCACGAGCCAGGCACCGGTGCCAGTACTGCGAGGTATCTCACTCGACGTCGCGCGCGGCGAGTTCGTCGCCATCGTGGGACCGAGCGGCTCAGGAAAATCCACCCTGCTGTACTGCATGTCGGGACTGCAGCCGCCCACCGAGGGGACGGTCCGCCTGCTCGGAAACGATCTGAGTGCCCTTGACCGCAAGGCGCAGGCACGGCTGCGACGCGACCATGTGGGCTTCGTTTTCCAGTCCTACAATCTCATCCCCTCGCTGACCGCATCGGAGAACGTTGCCCTACCCGCCCGACTGGCCCGTCGCAAGGCAGGCCTCGAACGGGTCGACGCTGCGCTGGCCGCTGTCGGCCTGAGCGGGCAAGCCCAGCAGAAGCCGGGGACACTGTCGGGCGGGCAGCAGCAACGGGTGGCCATTGCCCGAGTCCTGGCGATGAGCCCGGACATTGTGTTCGCTGACGAACCGACCGGAGCCTTGGACACCGAGGCAGGCACACAGGTCCTGGCCCTCTTGCGGGACACCGCAGCCCAGGACTGCTCGGTGGTGATGGTGACGCACGACCTGCAGGCGGCCGCCCGCGCTGACCGGGTCCTGGTCCTGCGAGACGGCGCTGTCCATCACGAGTTGCTCCGCCCGAGCGCCGAGGAAGTCTTCGACGCGGTGACAGACCGCGGAAGCCAGGTGGCCTGA
- a CDS encoding GlxA family transcriptional regulator — MNASIPDMTGTRRIALLVVDGVSMLDVAAPSEVFAESRHASSNYELVVCSPDGKDVKTGSGLSLHADSNAHDEGPLDTVIIAGGCSLPTRTLTPEHVSAARHLAGRARRVASLCTGTFVLGAAGLLDGRKVTTHWNHTQRLQDRYPKADVVHDSDLVTDGNFITSAGESAGIALTLHLLKEDQGDKVHNVVARDLVVYQPPDNDVDGAATLTPRNPLVRKLTEEILADPTAQYTLADLAHRAAVSPRHLCRLFQEEVQTTPAKFVEQVRFDSARSLLDNGESVTNTAYMSGFGSMETLRRAFINRLGISPRAYQHRFKKVA; from the coding sequence ATGAACGCATCGATACCGGATATGACCGGAACACGCAGGATCGCCCTTCTTGTGGTAGACGGTGTATCCATGCTGGATGTTGCGGCACCGTCGGAAGTCTTCGCCGAGTCACGGCACGCAAGCAGCAACTACGAGCTCGTCGTCTGTTCCCCCGACGGCAAAGATGTCAAGACCGGCAGCGGCCTCTCTCTTCACGCCGACTCCAACGCCCACGATGAAGGCCCCCTCGACACGGTGATCATCGCGGGCGGCTGCAGTTTGCCCACCCGCACCCTCACTCCCGAACACGTTTCGGCAGCACGCCATCTGGCAGGACGCGCAAGACGCGTGGCGAGCCTGTGCACGGGCACCTTCGTCCTGGGAGCCGCCGGCCTCCTCGACGGCCGCAAGGTCACGACGCACTGGAACCACACCCAACGGCTGCAGGACCGCTATCCGAAAGCCGATGTCGTCCATGACAGCGACCTCGTCACAGACGGCAACTTCATCACCTCAGCCGGCGAAAGCGCCGGAATCGCGCTGACTCTGCATCTCCTCAAAGAGGACCAGGGCGACAAGGTACACAACGTGGTCGCCCGGGATCTTGTCGTCTACCAACCACCGGACAACGATGTCGATGGTGCAGCAACACTCACCCCCCGCAACCCTCTGGTCCGCAAGCTGACCGAGGAGATTCTCGCAGACCCCACTGCGCAGTACACGCTGGCGGACCTCGCACACCGCGCAGCCGTCAGCCCTCGCCACCTCTGCCGCCTCTTCCAGGAAGAAGTGCAGACGACACCTGCCAAGTTCGTGGAGCAGGTGCGCTTCGACAGCGCCCGCTCGCTTCTCGACAACGGCGAATCGGTCACCAATACCGCCTACATGTCAGGGTTCGGAAGCATGGAAACTCTGCGGCGTGCCTTCATCAACCGCTTGGGAATCTCACCGCGGGCCTACCAGCACCGGTTCAAGAAGGTGGCGTAG
- a CDS encoding FtsX-like permease family protein: MIRLILGDLIDNLRIWLGAALIAAVAAVVGAIVASDIQTATQVGGTAGLALYGISGTVILFSAVTSVVVLGSITNLTVALHQRSYALWQLVGLGPQQVRRVVKAQLALMALIGGAAGCAAAVPLLRPLFAFCFADVPQLRDITPAFSPVAAGAVIAYVLVTVLLGGSRGARRAAQTPAIQALREPEAPTKGMSTTRWLTGAALFLILIGTVVSLPGAEPEKAATSLMLIGPLTAGLLSALSPVFMVALLRTWTAVVPLSLPGWWHLARQATAHHASQSSAVITPLVMAVSLVGGLYASQGTASGGDTLSTGGVVLLLGGPLLLSLTGATVTLFMAGRQRDREVALLLVSGGTTATVVAAVVSEAVIYVTTAVLLAVPTVLATGLIGAWALDVPPVFGLGAAATVVVASLVLIATAAVVPALLALRKNTVRMLAAE; encoded by the coding sequence GTGATTCGTCTGATCCTCGGCGACCTCATCGACAATCTACGCATTTGGCTCGGTGCCGCGCTGATCGCTGCCGTGGCCGCCGTCGTGGGCGCGATTGTCGCAAGCGACATCCAGACCGCCACGCAGGTCGGTGGCACCGCCGGCCTTGCTCTGTACGGGATCAGCGGCACCGTCATCCTCTTCAGCGCCGTCACCTCCGTAGTTGTGCTCGGATCGATCACCAACCTGACAGTCGCCCTGCATCAGCGCTCCTACGCGCTATGGCAGCTGGTCGGGCTCGGCCCGCAGCAGGTGCGCAGGGTGGTCAAGGCCCAGCTCGCGCTCATGGCTCTGATCGGAGGCGCCGCCGGATGCGCGGCCGCCGTGCCGTTGCTGCGCCCGCTCTTTGCCTTCTGCTTCGCTGATGTGCCGCAACTGAGGGACATAACGCCCGCGTTCAGTCCGGTTGCAGCCGGCGCAGTGATCGCATACGTGCTCGTTACGGTGCTTCTGGGGGGTTCACGCGGTGCCCGCCGCGCTGCCCAGACACCCGCGATCCAGGCGCTGCGCGAACCCGAGGCACCCACCAAGGGCATGAGCACGACGCGCTGGCTCACCGGCGCGGCCCTCTTTCTCATCCTGATCGGCACCGTCGTGAGCCTGCCGGGGGCAGAACCGGAGAAGGCGGCAACGTCGCTCATGCTGATCGGTCCCCTCACGGCTGGGCTTCTGTCCGCTCTCAGCCCGGTGTTCATGGTGGCGCTCCTGCGCACGTGGACTGCGGTAGTGCCGCTGTCCCTGCCCGGTTGGTGGCACCTGGCCCGGCAGGCCACCGCACACCACGCCAGTCAGAGCAGCGCCGTCATTACCCCCCTCGTCATGGCCGTGTCCCTCGTGGGAGGCCTGTATGCCTCACAAGGCACCGCCTCGGGCGGGGACACGCTTTCTACCGGCGGGGTCGTGCTGCTGCTGGGAGGACCGCTCCTGTTGTCCCTGACCGGTGCAACGGTCACGCTGTTCATGGCAGGACGCCAGCGAGACCGCGAGGTCGCCCTCCTGCTCGTGAGCGGCGGCACAACAGCGACGGTCGTGGCGGCAGTTGTGTCCGAGGCCGTCATCTACGTGACCACAGCCGTACTGCTCGCCGTTCCGACCGTGCTGGCCACCGGTCTCATCGGCGCGTGGGCGCTCGATGTGCCACCCGTGTTCGGTCTCGGCGCCGCGGCGACAGTCGTCGTTGCAAGTCTCGTCCTTATCGCGACCGCTGCTGTCGTGCCGGCGCTGCTGGCCCTGCGCAAGAACACCGTGCGTATGCTCGCCGCCGAGTGA
- a CDS encoding hemerythrin domain-containing protein — MNHSVTEAVAVTETRLSHGLHRRATTLLSQAARRPSVPLAAVAELRDYLVKNLHHHHETEDRRLWPMISAVAPEAAEELAALSKEHDQLDGALDTLEAAPAGSDADRESLHQAADVVRELVHRHLEHEEPILFPALEKLPPESWAAFSQEVITTSPMEAAHLTVGFFDEVGTPEEVSLILSGLPAPALELVPVMREQARASLAVLSGADMS, encoded by the coding sequence ATGAACCATTCCGTTACGGAGGCCGTCGCCGTCACTGAGACGCGCCTGTCCCATGGCTTGCACCGTCGCGCTACCACCCTGTTGTCGCAGGCCGCGCGTCGCCCGTCAGTACCTCTCGCAGCTGTCGCCGAACTGCGTGACTACCTGGTTAAGAACCTGCACCATCATCACGAGACGGAGGATCGGCGGCTGTGGCCGATGATCTCCGCCGTTGCTCCGGAGGCGGCCGAAGAGCTCGCCGCCCTCAGTAAGGAGCACGACCAGTTGGACGGGGCGCTTGATACGCTGGAGGCTGCTCCGGCGGGAAGCGACGCGGACCGGGAGAGCCTGCACCAGGCGGCCGATGTTGTGCGTGAGCTCGTCCATCGCCACTTGGAGCACGAGGAGCCCATCCTGTTTCCCGCCCTGGAGAAGCTACCGCCCGAAAGCTGGGCGGCCTTCTCACAGGAGGTCATCACCACCTCCCCGATGGAAGCGGCGCACCTGACCGTGGGGTTCTTCGATGAGGTCGGGACACCCGAGGAGGTAAGTCTCATCCTGTCTGGACTTCCTGCGCCTGCATTGGAGTTGGTACCGGTCATGCGGGAACAGGCCCGGGCATCGCTCGCGGTACTTTCTGGTGCGGACATGAGCTGA
- a CDS encoding FAD binding domain-containing protein — translation MKPFAYQRATSVDEAVLAVAGHPETVYLAGGTNLVDLMKLGVSRPQALVDISRLPLDHLTHQDGHTVIGAMATNAAVAGDPVIRANFPVLSESILAGASGQLRNSASTAGNLLQKTRCAYFQDVSKPCNKRAPGSGCPARAGAHRDLGILGVSTSCIATQPSDMAVALSALDTTVSLRSATGERTVKLQDFYVAPGTTPHRETVLEHGELITQVALPALPEGAVSRYHKVRDRWSYAFAVISVAAVVVMDAHGRIEQARIAWGGVAPRPWRALLAEAELRGHKPSPELFERALRAELRHATPLPQNEFKVDLVKDVTAGLLTDLAHPAGDRKVTR, via the coding sequence ATGAAGCCCTTCGCCTACCAGCGTGCCACGAGCGTCGACGAAGCCGTCTTGGCGGTCGCCGGCCATCCCGAGACGGTCTACCTCGCCGGCGGTACCAACCTCGTTGACCTGATGAAGCTCGGAGTCAGCCGCCCGCAGGCCCTGGTGGACATCTCACGCCTGCCCCTGGACCACCTGACGCACCAGGACGGCCACACCGTCATCGGCGCGATGGCGACGAACGCTGCCGTCGCCGGCGACCCCGTCATCCGCGCCAACTTCCCGGTGCTGTCCGAAAGCATCCTGGCAGGCGCATCCGGGCAGCTGCGCAACAGCGCGAGCACGGCAGGGAATCTGCTGCAGAAGACCCGCTGCGCGTACTTCCAGGATGTGAGCAAGCCCTGCAACAAGCGGGCCCCAGGGTCGGGCTGTCCGGCTCGTGCCGGCGCGCACCGCGATCTCGGCATCCTCGGCGTCTCCACCTCCTGCATTGCAACCCAGCCCTCCGACATGGCCGTTGCTCTCTCGGCGCTGGACACCACCGTGAGCCTGCGCAGTGCCACCGGTGAGCGCACGGTGAAGCTGCAGGACTTCTATGTGGCACCGGGCACGACCCCCCACCGTGAGACCGTCCTGGAGCACGGCGAACTCATCACGCAGGTAGCACTTCCGGCCCTGCCCGAAGGGGCGGTATCGCGTTACCACAAGGTACGTGACCGCTGGTCCTACGCCTTCGCGGTGATCAGTGTGGCCGCAGTAGTGGTGATGGACGCCCACGGGCGGATCGAGCAGGCCCGCATCGCCTGGGGCGGGGTGGCCCCGCGGCCGTGGCGTGCCCTTCTTGCCGAAGCCGAGCTCCGCGGTCACAAACCCTCCCCGGAACTCTTCGAGCGGGCCCTGCGAGCCGAACTGCGCCATGCCACACCTCTGCCGCAAAACGAGTTCAAGGTGGACCTCGTCAAGGATGTGACGGCCGGCCTGCTCACAGATCTCGCTCATCCCGCAGGGGACCGGAAGGTGACACGATGA
- a CDS encoding BlaI/MecI/CopY family transcriptional regulator, translating to MSHVEALREEEALLVHICNLTGQSAVGPLGGPTPGQVQEGASADVSVLGGQHPTEPSPDLSASGRHRSEKGAAPKAGAKQPLLRDLVLDLLRTHDEPRLAREVHEEFLRKHPARQPSVQVVRNTIEGLVAKGHVRRHKQGRSVMYSVSESVTANSV from the coding sequence ATGAGCCACGTGGAGGCACTGCGGGAAGAGGAGGCCCTATTGGTGCATATCTGCAACCTCACAGGGCAGTCTGCGGTGGGGCCTCTCGGGGGACCTACACCAGGTCAGGTGCAGGAAGGCGCCTCTGCAGATGTTTCCGTGCTTGGGGGACAGCACCCTACTGAGCCCTCCCCGGACTTGTCGGCGAGCGGTCGCCATCGGTCCGAGAAGGGGGCCGCCCCGAAGGCCGGCGCCAAACAGCCCCTGCTCAGAGACCTCGTTCTGGACCTACTGCGAACCCATGACGAGCCGCGCCTGGCCAGGGAGGTGCATGAGGAGTTCCTGCGGAAGCATCCGGCCCGGCAGCCCTCCGTGCAGGTGGTCCGTAACACGATCGAAGGACTCGTCGCCAAGGGCCACGTCCGGCGGCACAAGCAGGGACGATCGGTCATGTACTCAGTGAGCGAATCG